From the genome of Maribacter algicola, one region includes:
- a CDS encoding hybrid sensor histidine kinase/response regulator transcription factor: protein MIQTTFKVQLLSKIGKIIRDSRPLVYQCYWVPLLFWFTTGHVLGQQQISFRNISVKDGLSQNSVVDITQDSLGYLWIATQDGLNRFDGQEFQHFAFQFEDITRPNYSNLGYLYTDKQGGLWVLPQDGKLRKYAPLHSQFNIYEELENAHTVYQDDNNTFWVGTDQGQIFKKHADSTRFENFEIDTNPISSRIRQFLQLEQDFLWVLTDHQCILFNTRTGKVQFELSSPKAENGTAVTFSKIVPKPESGLWVSTFGKGLYEIEHTLQSVSLERVTTFSVPEDLNILDMLLDSKDRLWIGTYGKGLFLVDGNAVRHFMPDKNDERTIHYKDILSIYEDYLGVLWFGTDGSGVSYYDEYLEKFNVVTNDQTPNDINVDVVRAITTDADGNFWIGTSGHGLTKYNPKLGQWASFTTQNSHLTSDRIMSLCYDGDNRLWIGTQEGGLWIMDANGELRKVTSVNANTIWVIFEDKWDRLWVGTQDQGLFQLDENGKVVSQYHTASEKHPLTSNNIRAIFNDSKGNLWVGTEDQGVMYLNFEEGQTEIINAVNDRPHLSTNAIKSVYLENDRWLWVGTNGKGIDVLDLKERTTKNYNLEKGLPNNVVYSLLPDRQNNIWISTNKGIAKLTPSKNHVEPPLVVPYDNYDGLATEFNTGAWHISKDHQLFFGGLEGFYWFDPATIKINLNLPKTQITQFSIFDQPTAMAEGTHLPYDQNTLSFSFSSMQFSLPEKNEYQYRLIDYDKDWIYSGNKNYARYPKLPPGNYTFQVKSSNYDRVWGPDIASFAFTIDPPWYWNSFSQIVYLILFALLLFTIYAYTKSRWRIQTDLKLQEAEADRLKKLHDFRSKLYMNIAHEFKTPLTLVSAPLEEMMADEGKRIKSSDNLSFVSRNLNRLTKLVDQLLQLGSLEEGKLKKMAIYGDITLFLRTLIASYQPQAKEANVAINSKIKQMPFSWYDEDMLEKTVGNLITNALKYAPKNTECTIFGTHEEGFLVLQVQNKISESIATEKLFERFYQENHEKEGMGIGLALVKELVDWFNGAISVKTNSDNISFLLKIDVRKNAFKDDERAEIAPFEKMADPNIGHEKNGEINKILLVEDDRETRNYISSVLEPEYQIIPAKNGMEGFDKAVKHLPDVIISDIKMPILDGIALCNQLKSDQRTSHIPLIMLTASSDASQELKALKVGADDYISKPFKTQILVQRIRNMAHMKVLWANRYKESYIVGPTDITVPPVEHQFLNKLQLILDKHLTDPSLSSPKLCELMGLSRMQLHRKLQSYTGLSTTAFLRSQRLKLATDLLKQGSLNVNEVAYMVGFNSPGYFMKCFKEQFQMTPTEFVASLNG from the coding sequence TTGATACAAACAACCTTTAAAGTTCAATTGCTCAGTAAGATTGGAAAGATCATAAGGGATAGTAGGCCACTTGTATATCAATGCTATTGGGTACCATTGCTTTTTTGGTTCACCACGGGCCATGTATTGGGCCAACAGCAGATATCTTTTAGAAATATCTCGGTAAAGGATGGACTTTCCCAAAACAGCGTAGTGGATATCACACAGGATAGTCTCGGCTATCTTTGGATTGCCACCCAAGATGGGCTCAATAGATTTGATGGGCAGGAGTTCCAACATTTTGCTTTTCAATTTGAAGATATTACCAGGCCAAACTACAGTAATTTGGGATATCTCTATACGGACAAACAAGGTGGGTTATGGGTCCTGCCCCAGGACGGGAAATTGAGAAAGTATGCGCCACTCCATTCCCAATTCAACATATATGAAGAACTGGAGAACGCCCACACCGTATATCAAGATGACAACAATACCTTTTGGGTGGGTACCGATCAAGGTCAAATTTTCAAAAAACATGCGGATTCCACACGATTTGAAAATTTTGAAATCGACACAAACCCAATAAGCAGCAGGATACGGCAATTTTTACAACTGGAACAAGACTTTTTATGGGTGTTGACAGACCACCAATGTATTTTGTTCAATACAAGAACCGGAAAAGTCCAGTTTGAACTGAGTAGCCCCAAAGCTGAAAATGGTACCGCGGTAACTTTTAGTAAAATAGTTCCCAAACCGGAAAGCGGCCTCTGGGTAAGCACCTTCGGGAAGGGATTGTATGAAATTGAACATACCTTACAGAGTGTCTCACTGGAACGGGTTACTACATTTTCCGTACCTGAGGACTTGAATATTTTAGACATGTTGCTAGATTCAAAAGATAGGCTTTGGATCGGCACGTATGGAAAAGGGTTGTTTCTAGTAGATGGAAATGCAGTTCGACACTTTATGCCCGACAAAAATGACGAAAGGACGATTCATTATAAGGATATACTTTCCATTTATGAGGACTATCTAGGGGTTCTTTGGTTTGGTACCGATGGGTCCGGCGTATCGTACTACGACGAATATCTTGAAAAATTCAACGTAGTTACCAATGACCAGACACCCAACGATATAAACGTTGACGTGGTAAGGGCAATCACGACAGATGCCGATGGAAATTTTTGGATCGGCACCTCTGGCCATGGTCTTACCAAATACAATCCTAAATTAGGGCAATGGGCAAGTTTTACGACCCAAAATAGCCATCTCACTTCCGATAGGATCATGAGCCTATGCTATGATGGGGACAACAGGTTATGGATCGGGACCCAAGAAGGGGGCCTATGGATTATGGATGCCAATGGCGAACTAAGAAAGGTGACCTCGGTGAATGCAAATACCATTTGGGTGATCTTTGAGGACAAATGGGACAGGTTATGGGTGGGTACGCAAGATCAAGGATTATTTCAGTTAGATGAAAATGGCAAGGTAGTCTCACAGTATCATACTGCTTCTGAAAAGCATCCTTTAACAAGCAATAACATCCGTGCAATATTCAATGATTCCAAAGGAAACCTTTGGGTAGGCACCGAGGACCAGGGGGTCATGTATCTCAATTTTGAGGAAGGCCAAACAGAAATAATCAACGCAGTGAACGATAGGCCCCATCTCTCCACAAATGCCATAAAATCAGTATACCTTGAAAATGATAGATGGTTATGGGTGGGCACTAATGGAAAAGGTATCGATGTACTCGATCTAAAGGAAAGGACAACGAAAAACTACAACCTTGAAAAAGGACTCCCCAATAATGTGGTCTACTCCCTTTTACCGGACCGGCAAAACAACATTTGGATCAGTACCAACAAGGGCATCGCCAAACTTACTCCCTCCAAAAACCATGTTGAACCCCCCTTGGTCGTTCCTTATGACAATTATGATGGCCTTGCGACGGAGTTTAATACCGGTGCTTGGCATATTTCCAAGGATCATCAATTATTTTTTGGCGGTTTGGAAGGTTTCTATTGGTTTGATCCCGCTACCATTAAAATAAACCTAAATCTTCCAAAGACCCAGATTACCCAGTTTTCAATTTTTGACCAACCCACCGCAATGGCAGAGGGAACCCATTTACCATATGACCAGAACACCTTGTCCTTTTCCTTTTCCAGCATGCAATTTTCTTTACCGGAAAAAAACGAGTATCAATATAGATTGATCGATTATGACAAAGATTGGATATACTCCGGCAATAAGAACTATGCGCGTTATCCAAAACTGCCCCCTGGCAACTATACCTTTCAGGTTAAATCCAGTAATTATGATAGAGTCTGGGGACCGGACATTGCCTCCTTTGCCTTCACCATTGACCCTCCTTGGTACTGGAATAGCTTTTCCCAAATTGTGTATTTAATACTCTTCGCATTGTTGTTGTTTACCATATACGCCTATACCAAGTCACGATGGAGGATTCAGACCGATCTAAAATTACAGGAAGCGGAAGCAGACCGACTTAAAAAGTTGCATGACTTTAGATCCAAATTATACATGAATATCGCCCATGAATTTAAAACACCCCTTACGTTGGTTTCCGCTCCCTTGGAAGAGATGATGGCAGACGAGGGAAAACGTATCAAGTCTTCGGACAACTTGAGTTTTGTGAGTCGGAATTTAAATAGGCTGACCAAATTGGTAGATCAGCTCTTACAGTTGGGCAGTCTGGAAGAGGGCAAACTAAAAAAAATGGCGATTTACGGTGATATTACCCTTTTTCTTAGAACCTTGATTGCCTCCTACCAGCCGCAGGCCAAAGAAGCCAATGTCGCCATCAATTCCAAAATAAAGCAAATGCCCTTTTCTTGGTATGACGAGGATATGTTGGAAAAAACCGTGGGCAACTTGATAACAAACGCGCTGAAATATGCCCCAAAAAACACGGAGTGTACCATTTTCGGCACCCATGAAGAGGGTTTCTTGGTCTTACAGGTTCAGAACAAAATTTCTGAAAGCATCGCAACCGAAAAACTTTTTGAGCGCTTTTACCAAGAGAACCATGAGAAGGAGGGAATGGGTATCGGTCTTGCTTTGGTCAAAGAGCTTGTCGATTGGTTCAATGGTGCTATTTCGGTAAAAACCAACTCGGACAACATTAGTTTCCTACTAAAAATTGATGTCAGAAAAAATGCCTTCAAAGACGATGAGCGAGCAGAGATCGCACCGTTTGAAAAAATGGCGGACCCGAACATCGGCCATGAAAAAAATGGGGAAATCAACAAAATCCTCTTGGTCGAAGACGACAGGGAAACAAGAAATTATATCTCGAGTGTTCTTGAACCGGAATATCAGATCATCCCGGCCAAAAATGGGATGGAAGGTTTTGACAAGGCGGTAAAACACCTTCCAGATGTAATCATTTCAGATATTAAAATGCCCATTCTAGACGGGATTGCCCTTTGTAACCAACTAAAATCCGATCAACGCACTAGCCATATCCCATTAATCATGCTCACGGCAAGTTCAGATGCCTCGCAGGAGTTAAAGGCATTGAAAGTAGGTGCCGATGACTATATTTCCAAGCCTTTCAAGACTCAAATTCTAGTGCAAAGAATTCGGAACATGGCCCATATGAAAGTGCTTTGGGCCAACAGGTATAAAGAAAGCTATATTGTAGGCCCAACCGATATCACCGTCCCGCCCGTAGAACATCAATTTTTGAACAAGCTTCAACTTATTCTGGACAAACATCTGACCGACCCATCCTTGAGCTCTCCTAAATTATGTGAGCTAATGGGGTTAAGCCGTATGCAACTGCATCGAAAATTACAAAGTTATACAGGTCTTTCAACCACGGCCTTCCTTCGTTCGCAACGGCTAAAACTAGCCACGGATCTCTTAAAACAAGGTTCGTTGAACGTGAACGAGGTCGCTTATATGGTCGGCTTCAATTCTCCCGGTTATTTTATGAAATGCTTTAAAGAGCAATTTCAAATGACCCCTACCGAGTTTGTGGCGTCCTTAAACGGATAA
- a CDS encoding helix-turn-helix domain-containing protein — protein MEKFTCTIDEIRAISFFSTSLYLKESVEEVLWDITKNVIHQLGFVDCVIYTMDYDTMQLTQSAAYGIKNPCSHQIYNQIRLNLGEGIVGSIAQSKKPEIIMDTSKDSRYIVDDRNRLSEICVPIMVNNKLFGVIDAEHPDKMFFNEKHLYLLTIIASLCAQKIKELQLKSRKPFKRANQYFKKLEALMHSKKIYRNPYLSLTTTADILGISPCYLSSMVNSILNKSFIDFVNEYRICDVKRNLNAQTFEHYTIVSVGLEAGFNSKSAFYSAFKKHTGLTPLEYKNRHCVMS, from the coding sequence ATGGAAAAGTTTACCTGTACAATCGATGAAATAAGGGCTATCAGCTTTTTTTCAACTTCCCTGTACTTAAAGGAATCCGTAGAGGAGGTTCTTTGGGACATCACTAAAAATGTCATCCACCAACTTGGTTTTGTTGACTGTGTTATCTATACCATGGATTATGATACCATGCAACTTACCCAAAGTGCGGCCTATGGTATAAAAAACCCATGTTCACATCAAATATACAACCAGATCAGATTGAACCTTGGGGAAGGTATCGTGGGTAGTATCGCCCAATCGAAAAAACCGGAAATCATTATGGATACCTCCAAGGATTCCAGATATATCGTAGACGACAGGAATAGGCTATCTGAAATCTGTGTCCCCATTATGGTCAACAATAAGCTATTTGGCGTGATTGATGCCGAACATCCCGATAAAATGTTTTTCAATGAAAAGCATCTTTATCTCTTGACCATCATCGCTTCACTCTGTGCCCAAAAAATCAAAGAACTACAATTAAAATCACGAAAACCCTTTAAAAGGGCCAACCAATATTTCAAGAAATTGGAAGCCTTGATGCATTCTAAAAAAATCTACCGAAACCCCTATTTGAGCCTGACCACTACCGCAGATATACTAGGCATTTCACCATGTTACCTTTCCAGTATGGTGAACAGTATCTTGAACAAAAGCTTTATCGATTTTGTGAACGAGTATCGGATTTGCGATGTGAAAAGAAATTTAAATGCACAGACTTTCGAACATTACACCATTGTTTCGGTCGGACTTGAAGCGGGCTTCAATTCAAAATCCGCATTTTATTCGGCATTCAAAAAACATACGGGCCTTACGCCCTTGGAGTACAAAAACCGCCACTGCGTTATGTCCTGA
- a CDS encoding SIMPL domain-containing protein (The SIMPL domain is named for its presence in mouse protein SIMPL (signalling molecule that associates with mouse pelle-like kinase). Bacterial member BP26, from Brucella, was shown to assemble into a channel-like structure, while YggE from E. coli has been associated with resistance to oxidative stress.), with protein sequence MKIVELLFFTILLLPLALPAQQEQSVITVSGYALHKDPTPTYKAIMSLGNLYSSLPSDIISLKAMQEQYREALEAKGIAWSALKENPYDFGYETLGYENQGIIYSYETTSASDMKKFMQVKTHGVQRLNIIAVFTIDSEEGKGLTKEALRNAHEKAQTIANAMGKELGPVQTVEDFNGKWGENIETTLYYDKDPAVHHYTLSVTYLMWE encoded by the coding sequence ATGAAAATCGTTGAACTTCTTTTTTTTACAATATTGCTTTTGCCGTTAGCCTTACCCGCCCAACAAGAGCAGTCTGTCATTACGGTAAGTGGTTATGCACTGCATAAAGATCCTACACCGACCTACAAGGCAATAATGTCTTTGGGGAATCTTTATTCGAGCCTTCCCTCTGACATAATATCCTTAAAAGCTATGCAAGAGCAGTACCGTGAGGCTTTGGAGGCCAAAGGTATTGCATGGTCGGCCTTAAAAGAAAACCCATACGACTTTGGTTACGAGACCTTGGGCTATGAGAACCAAGGTATCATATACAGCTACGAGACCACTTCGGCCTCTGATATGAAAAAATTTATGCAAGTCAAAACCCATGGTGTACAACGGTTGAATATCATAGCAGTTTTTACAATTGATTCTGAAGAGGGCAAGGGTTTGACCAAGGAAGCCTTACGAAACGCCCATGAAAAAGCCCAAACTATAGCCAACGCAATGGGTAAAGAACTAGGTCCCGTTCAAACCGTTGAGGACTTTAACGGAAAATGGGGAGAAAATATTGAGACCACACTTTATTATGATAAAGATCCCGCCGTTCACCATTATACCCTTTCGGTGACCTATTTGATGTGGGAATAA
- a CDS encoding helix-turn-helix domain-containing protein, with product MFFRIESHYRTKHSASDYADMLAITPKALSKLTKSHFNKTLTDLISKRIIIEAKRELYLTNKTVKEIAYELGYNDEYYFSRFFKKNAEVSPQIYRETVGFDRAAEST from the coding sequence ATGTTCTTCAGGATAGAGTCACACTACCGAACAAAACATTCCGCGAGCGATTATGCGGATATGCTGGCGATTACACCCAAGGCCTTATCAAAACTTACCAAATCGCACTTTAATAAAACGTTGACCGACTTAATATCCAAACGCATTATTATAGAAGCCAAAAGGGAACTTTATCTTACCAATAAAACGGTAAAAGAAATTGCCTATGAACTAGGTTATAACGACGAATATTACTTTAGTCGATTTTTTAAGAAAAATGCTGAGGTATCCCCTCAAATTTATAGGGAAACCGTGGGTTTTGACCGAGCCGCCGAGAGTACTTAA
- a CDS encoding serine hydrolase domain-containing protein: MKNLVLVGCLILLVSCSKTSETKDTPTTQTENPGSTTDTVPEEPEGEPVTEEETVAEEPISFENFEAQITSFMETYQVPGLQVAITKDEQLVYAQSFGFSDVENQIPVADNSLFRIASISKPITFISMLKLSEDGQVSLGGKVFGESGILGTEYGALPYSPGVLDISVNDLIEHRSGWTNDPYDIMFDDPSLSYQELFSEMIDNRRIDETPTYYYLNFGYAVLGRVVEKVSNVSYEAYVQENVLAPMGITEMKIGGNTLDERLENEVVYYPSTEGAFSPYDMNVTRMDAHGGWIASATDLARFIVHIDRRPNVQDILPTNRLNRPYFNFFNWVHTGSLPGTSSIMSRHNDTFNYTVLMNKRSTNYEAILNAVQSVINNEIDTRTKWPNVDLFEEE, encoded by the coding sequence ATGAAGAATCTTGTCTTAGTAGGGTGTTTAATTTTACTAGTAAGCTGTAGTAAAACTTCAGAAACTAAGGACACCCCAACCACCCAAACGGAAAACCCTGGTAGCACCACGGATACCGTTCCCGAGGAACCTGAGGGAGAACCCGTAACCGAAGAAGAAACGGTAGCGGAAGAGCCCATCAGTTTTGAGAATTTTGAAGCCCAGATCACTTCCTTTATGGAAACCTATCAAGTGCCCGGGCTCCAGGTCGCCATCACCAAGGACGAACAATTGGTATATGCACAGTCCTTTGGGTTTTCAGATGTAGAAAATCAAATTCCCGTTGCGGACAATTCCCTGTTCAGGATTGCGAGTATCTCAAAACCCATCACCTTTATCAGCATGCTCAAACTCAGTGAGGATGGTCAAGTATCCCTGGGTGGCAAGGTATTTGGGGAATCGGGCATATTGGGTACGGAATATGGGGCACTCCCCTACTCCCCGGGCGTACTGGACATTTCCGTAAACGACCTCATCGAGCATAGGTCCGGTTGGACCAACGACCCCTACGACATTATGTTCGACGACCCCAGCCTATCCTACCAGGAACTTTTTTCTGAAATGATCGATAACCGCAGGATAGACGAGACACCAACCTATTATTACCTCAATTTTGGATACGCAGTTTTGGGCAGGGTTGTTGAAAAGGTAAGCAATGTATCCTATGAAGCCTATGTTCAGGAAAACGTTCTTGCCCCTATGGGCATTACGGAAATGAAGATTGGCGGGAACACATTGGATGAAAGACTAGAAAATGAGGTGGTCTACTATCCCAGTACGGAAGGTGCCTTTAGCCCCTACGACATGAATGTCACCAGAATGGATGCCCATGGTGGGTGGATCGCTTCCGCAACGGATTTGGCAAGGTTCATTGTCCATATTGACCGCAGACCCAATGTGCAGGATATTCTACCAACTAACAGATTAAATCGGCCGTATTTTAATTTCTTCAATTGGGTCCATACCGGGTCGCTTCCGGGAACCTCCTCTATCATGAGCAGACATAACGATACCTTCAATTACACCGTGTTAATGAACAAACGGAGCACAAACTATGAGGCCATCTTAAATGCCGTTCAATCCGTCATCAACAACGAGATCGATACCAGAACCAAATGGCCCAATGTGGACTTGTTTGAGGAAGAATAA
- a CDS encoding AraC family transcriptional regulator: MKYFSVRLYKKILNCAIAEGLNRADIEDLPISIEDADDLKFVSADEYLRAHELLDKKLSPGFAIRVGAQMKMDDYGVLGLSWRTCSKLSEIFDRSERYFKLLSNTYHWEVQNGGEISHIILNRDATRRGMQLSSEASLAATVVVTQAMSEKVLSPIEVCFKHDPPKDLSSFNEAFKCKIHFNQPKYSISYSTADLNLRTAKADASINAYLLKQVDEETKGIKIAGNKFVRDVEALIKDALPTGIPSIHHISDLTAMSNRTLTRRLSEAGVTYRDLVKKTQEHLAKEMLSDNAYNIGEIAFLTGFSEQSAFNRAFKKWTDLTPTEFRKNS; encoded by the coding sequence ATGAAATATTTCTCTGTTCGTCTTTATAAAAAAATACTTAACTGCGCCATCGCGGAAGGTTTGAATAGGGCGGATATTGAAGATTTACCCATTTCCATTGAAGATGCCGATGATTTAAAATTTGTATCCGCTGATGAATATTTAAGGGCTCACGAGTTGCTTGATAAAAAACTAAGCCCAGGTTTTGCCATAAGGGTTGGGGCGCAAATGAAAATGGATGATTATGGTGTCTTAGGGTTATCATGGAGAACCTGTTCAAAGTTGAGCGAGATTTTTGATCGCAGCGAGCGATACTTTAAGTTACTCTCCAATACCTATCATTGGGAAGTCCAGAATGGAGGGGAGATTTCTCATATAATTCTCAATAGGGATGCAACAAGAAGAGGTATGCAACTGTCCTCCGAAGCTAGTTTAGCGGCTACGGTAGTCGTCACACAGGCGATGTCTGAAAAAGTGTTGTCTCCCATAGAAGTATGCTTTAAACATGACCCTCCCAAAGATTTGAGCAGCTTCAATGAAGCATTTAAGTGTAAAATACATTTCAACCAACCTAAATACTCAATTAGCTATAGCACGGCTGATCTAAATCTAAGAACCGCCAAGGCGGACGCCAGTATTAATGCATATCTCTTAAAACAAGTTGATGAGGAGACTAAAGGTATCAAGATTGCGGGTAATAAGTTTGTAAGGGATGTTGAAGCACTTATCAAAGATGCACTCCCCACTGGTATTCCAAGCATTCACCATATAAGTGATCTTACGGCCATGAGCAATAGGACACTTACCAGAAGACTATCCGAAGCGGGCGTCACCTATCGTGATTTGGTAAAAAAAACCCAAGAACATCTTGCAAAGGAAATGTTAAGCGATAATGCCTACAACATTGGAGAAATTGCATTTTTAACAGGTTTCTCAGAGCAGAGTGCATTTAATCGGGCATTTAAGAAATGGACTGACCTTACTCCTACAGAATTCCGCAAAAATAGCTAG
- a CDS encoding anthrone oxygenase family protein has product MEVNFKIIVWMLGILFTGLTAGLCFTWSNAITPGIGRLDDYGFLQSFQAMNQAIINPSFLIVFFGPVILLFVNAFLYRSAHPATFWSFMLAAVLFFLGISLVTIFKNVPLNELLDKTVLEKATPLELADLRKTFEEPWNKWHTVRTVCATFSFILLLTGIIVNK; this is encoded by the coding sequence ATGGAAGTAAACTTTAAAATTATCGTTTGGATGCTGGGCATCTTATTTACCGGATTAACGGCAGGTCTGTGTTTCACATGGTCCAATGCTATAACACCGGGTATTGGCAGATTGGATGACTACGGCTTCTTACAATCGTTCCAAGCCATGAACCAAGCCATTATCAACCCTAGTTTTCTAATCGTCTTTTTTGGCCCGGTGATTCTGCTGTTCGTCAATGCATTTTTGTATCGCAGCGCACATCCGGCCACCTTTTGGTCCTTTATGCTGGCGGCTGTGCTGTTTTTCCTGGGCATTAGTCTGGTAACGATTTTCAAAAATGTCCCGCTAAATGAACTATTGGATAAAACCGTGCTGGAGAAAGCCACCCCACTGGAGTTGGCAGATTTGCGAAAAACCTTCGAAGAGCCTTGGAACAAGTGGCATACGGTCAGGACAGTTTGTGCTACGTTCTCTTTCATCTTATTGCTTACAGGAATTATAGTCAACAAATAA
- a CDS encoding DUF5367 family protein, with amino-acid sequence MKLIRTIGFGILIWIIGVNLYALSFYLPILEDTEKQANIWLSIIIIPVVWFCSKLYFKKGVTLHGLWAGLIFFGVSAILDALITVPFTVLPYGGTYADFFIDFGFWFIGLEFMATTYVYWHAKVRSKISIGNYQ; translated from the coding sequence ATGAAACTAATTAGAACTATTGGCTTTGGGATATTAATTTGGATAATTGGAGTGAATTTATATGCACTATCCTTTTATCTCCCCATTCTGGAGGATACAGAAAAACAGGCCAACATTTGGCTATCCATAATCATTATTCCCGTGGTTTGGTTTTGTTCCAAACTGTATTTTAAAAAGGGTGTCACTCTCCACGGTCTATGGGCAGGGCTCATTTTCTTTGGTGTTTCGGCAATTCTGGATGCGCTGATCACCGTGCCGTTTACCGTATTGCCCTATGGCGGTACCTATGCCGATTTCTTTATCGACTTCGGCTTTTGGTTCATTGGCCTGGAGTTTATGGCCACCACCTATGTTTACTGGCATGCCAAGGTGCGTAGCAAAATAAGCATCGGAAATTATCAATGA
- a CDS encoding NmrA family NAD(P)-binding protein, which translates to MKTENILVIGGSGKTGRRVAENLMQVGHNVRIVGRKTTPAFDWENPETYDDALKDMDRAYIVYYPDLAVPGSRDAITTLTEKALEAGLEKVVLLSGKGESEAEACEEIVANSGLNYTLVRASWFNQNFSEGAFLDFILKGTVALPMPKAKIPFVDVNDIADVVSKVLLDDSYNGRTITVTGPQKRTFKEVVGIMAEASKKQIQFVPISIDEFKDGMRKAGLPDSYVWLFGYLFKEVLGNPENQEISDDVAKVLGRPAIDFETFAFKTAETGVWN; encoded by the coding sequence ATGAAAACAGAGAACATTTTAGTAATTGGAGGATCCGGCAAAACGGGTCGTCGCGTAGCAGAAAATTTAATGCAAGTTGGGCATAATGTTAGGATTGTCGGAAGAAAAACAACCCCAGCTTTTGACTGGGAAAATCCTGAGACCTATGATGATGCCCTAAAGGACATGGACAGGGCCTATATCGTGTACTATCCAGATCTGGCCGTTCCAGGCTCCAGGGATGCCATCACAACACTTACCGAAAAGGCTCTAGAAGCAGGATTGGAAAAGGTGGTCCTACTTTCCGGTAAAGGAGAATCCGAAGCGGAAGCCTGTGAAGAAATCGTAGCCAACTCCGGACTCAACTATACCCTTGTGAGGGCTTCCTGGTTCAACCAAAATTTCAGCGAAGGAGCCTTTCTAGATTTTATTTTGAAGGGGACCGTGGCATTGCCCATGCCAAAGGCAAAGATTCCTTTTGTGGACGTCAACGATATAGCCGATGTGGTTTCAAAAGTGCTGTTAGATGATTCCTATAATGGGCGGACCATAACCGTTACCGGACCTCAAAAAAGAACCTTTAAAGAGGTCGTTGGCATCATGGCCGAGGCATCCAAAAAACAGATTCAATTTGTGCCCATATCTATAGACGAATTTAAGGATGGTATGCGAAAAGCAGGTCTGCCCGATTCCTATGTGTGGTTGTTTGGGTATTTATTTAAAGAAGTATTAGGAAATCCAGAAAACCAGGAAATTTCCGATGATGTTGCGAAAGTACTTGGTAGACCTGCCATAGATTTTGAAACCTTTGCTTTTAAAACTGCAGAAACCGGAGTTTGGAATTAA